The genomic DNA AGGCGGCCGGCGGCGAAGCCCGCCTCGACGCCTATCACGCCGAATGGCAGCGGCTGGCGGCACGCCTCGACAACCAGATCGACGACGTCTCGATCCAGGGCACCAACCTGGCCAGCACCGACCTCAAGGTGGCGACCTCGGCGATGAACCTGGCCCGCTACAAGCTGATGCTGGTCCTCGTGCTGGTCGGTCTCTTCCTGCTCGCCTTCATCATCCTCGTCCGCCGCCACCTGATCTACCCGCTGCAGCGCATCGACCAGGCGCTGTCCACGCTGAGCACCGAGCAGCCGGCGCCGCAGTTCGGTTCGTCGCGCATGCTGGAAATCCAGGCCGTCGAGCAAAGCATTCGTGAGCACCACGCGTTGCTCATCCAGAACGACGAGACCCGCCAGGAGCTCGAACAGCTGGCCAACAAGGATGGCCTGACCGGCCTGATGAACCGCCGTCACTTCATGCAGGTGGCCGAGCTGGAGCTGCAGCGGGCCCAGC from Candidatus Hydrogenedentota bacterium includes the following:
- a CDS encoding GGDEF domain-containing protein translates to AAGGEARLDAYHAEWQRLAARLDNQIDDVSIQGTNLASTDLKVATSAMNLARYKLMLVLVLVGLFLLAFIILVRRHLIYPLQRIDQALSTLSTEQPAPQFGSSRMLEIQAVEQSIREHHALLIQNDETRQELEQLANKDGLTGLMNRRHFMQVAELELQRAQRYRRPVTVAMADLDAFKKLNDTYGHAAGDLVLRIFADLVHAAMRQSDLVCRYGGEEFAFLFPEVTPEEASRLAERLRASLAGWDIALPDGRAVRVTVSMGLADASECPIEIALKRADDALYEAKRLGRNRVELAPGGRPA